GTCAGGCATAGGATTTCGTTTATGAGGATTGCCGTTGCAGGGGGAACCGGTACAGTCGGCCACCACGTCGTCGCTATTGCCAGGGAGCGCGGGCACGATGTGGTGGGCATCAGCCGCTCGGAAGGTGTGGACCTGGTCAACGGCCGCGGCCTGTACCAGGCGCTCCAGGGCGTCGACACAGTCATCGACGTCTCGGGCATCCGGACCGCTTCCACCAAGAAAGCCGTGGACTTTTTCACCAACGCCACCCAGAACCTCCTGGCGGCGGAGAAGCAGGCGGGCGTGAAGCACCACATTGCGCTGTCCATCGTTGGCATCGACAACGCCAACTCAGGACTGTACGCCGGGAAGCTGGTGCAGGAGGACGAAGTCAGGCACGGCGGCATCCCCTGGACCCTCCTCCGGTCCACCCAGTTCCACGAGTTCGTGCCGATGACTGTCAAAGCCGCTTCCGCAGGCCCCGCGGTGTTCGTGCCCAAAATGTTCACCCAGCCCATCGCGGCGAAGGAGGTGGCCATGGCCCTGGTGGCTGCCGCCGAAACCGGGCCGCAAGGAAGGGTCCCGGACCTGGGCGGGCCCAGGACGGAACAGCTGAAAGACCTGGTCAAGGCCTACCTCGCCAAAACCAGGCAAAAGAAGCGGGTGGTCCCGCTCCATGTCCCCGGCCCCATGGGCAAAGCGATGCGCAAAGGTGGGCTCATCCCGGCGGCGGGTGCCGCCGTCGGACGCCAGACGTTCCTGGAGTGGCTGGAAGCCGGCGGCGCCGCCTAGCCTTTCAGCCGGACAGGTACCGGGCTCCCCCACCCGTGAAAAATCGAGTACTCACTACTCGTGCCCCCACCTCTGCCCTCGCGTTAGGTTCGAGGTGCAGCGCGCGGACCATGTCGGTTCGGGCGCCGTTCAGAGGGGGAGCGAGAATGACAGTCCATGTGCAGGGCACCAGCAGAAGGGTGCTGAAGGCCGACGGCGGAAGGCAGGGGTCGGCGGCGGGCGTGCCCGACGAGCCGTGGTTTGAGCCCTCCGGGTTCCTGCTGGACCTGGTCACGGACGCAGACACGGAGGCAGCCTCCCTGAGGCGACTGGCAGAAGCAGCAGCTGTAGTCCTCACCCAGGCAGTCGGGGTCCAGATTGACTGTGCCGTCATGCTGGCCGCGGCCCAGGCGGCTCCCGTTCGGGCGGCCAACAATGGACGGGCCGCGGGCCTGGGCTACCTGGAACAGGATCTCGATGGCGGCCCGATGAAGCAGGCCGCGGCGGCGGAGAGTCCCATCGTGGTGGAGGCCGCCGAAACAACGCTGCGATGGCAGGCCTACCGGCGCCGGTTCCTCGATGCGGGCTACGGCGAGGTGGTTGCCGTTCCCCTGCGGCTTGACCCCGGAACCACTGCAGCCCTGGCATTCTTTGCACCGCCGGAGGTCCGGTTCGATCCCGGCACGATCAGCCAGGCAACGTGGTTTGCCCGGGTTGCGTCGCAGAGCCTGAAACTGGCACTCGAGGTCCAAAGCGTCCGGTCCGCGGGGGACAACCTGAAGGCGCTGCTGGAAGGCCGGACGTCCATCGACGTGGCCTGCGGTGTGATCATGGGCCGCAACCGCTGCTCCTATCCGGACGCTTTCGGCCTCCTGGCCGGCGCGTCGACCCAACGCAACAAGCAGGTCCGCGAGGTGGCCGAGGGATTCCTGAAGAACCTGCCAAAAGCCTCCGCCGGGATGCGCTTCGAGTTCTGAGCAGCCCTCTATTTTTCGATGCTGAACGCGTCACTGAAGCTGCCTCTGTTGGGGATGAACTTTACGTCCATGCGCCGGCTGGTAACGGTGATATCCAACGTACCCCGCGCATTGTCCTCGTTGGCTCCCAGCCAGCTCGCGAAGTAGGGAAGCTCGGGGTCGTCGGTGTTGATCTTGGTGAGTCTCACGCCGCCAGTGCCGGCGGTGGCGAAAACGGTGCCCGCGCCCTTCTTCATGGAGTCGTCCCTATCCGCCATACACGCTTCTGAAACTACGTCTGCCACCACTTCCGGGCAGTCTTTGCCCAGAGCCAGCTGGTGCGTCCGCTGATAGACGTGTTCATGGCCGGTCAGGACCAGGTCGGCCTTTTGACTGAGCAGGAGATTGGTGAACGGTTCGCCGGCAACGCAGCCGTAATGCCCCAGGCTCAAACATGGGGTGTGCATGGCCACCACCGTCCAGGGGATATTACTGTTGTGGGCGCCATCGATAGCGGACTCCGTCCACCGCCCGCGTTCGCTGTCCGCCGAGTAATCGAGGACTCCTTCGGGAAATGGAATGCCGGGTGAAACAACGATGAGCCGCACCAGTGGCTTCTCCCGGGGGACGTCCACGTACCACTGCTTGCCATATTCACCCTGAAGGCCGGGGAGCCTGTTGGGAAGGCACTGCACAAAATTGGTGATATTCCCGTCTTTGCCATTGCTCTCGTGATTGCCGGTCGCCAGCTGGTAGGGGAAGTCTGTTCCAAGCTTTTCCGTAACCATCGCGCAGAACTCCTCCTCGGCCCCGGCCCGGTAGGAAAGATCTCCGAGCGCAAGACTAAAGTCGGGTTTCAGCCGTGCCACCACGTCCAGCACAGATTTGGCTCCCCTGCCCAGGCCCATGTCGCCGGCAGCAGTGAAGTGGACGGATCTGCCGTCCTGCGACTCGCAGCCCGCCAGCGTGAGGCAGGCGAGCATGGCCGTTGCAGCTGCCACGGTACGAATGAAAGATGTAATCCTCCAAGCCATCCGCTCTCACCTTCTCGAAGCCGGGACCGCTCTATTGGAGCCTAGCTGGCGGTCAGGCCGTTCTCGATACTTTTTTGTGAAAGGTGCGGACATCCACACTCTTGGGCCTGAGCCCTTCCCTTATCGGCCGGCGCTCGTATTATTCATGCATGTGGACTAAACAGCACCAGTCGTTCTGCGCGCTTTGCGGCAGGAGCACTAAGCATGTCACCCACTTCCAGAAGGACGACGCCGGATCCCTGACCGCGGAGGTCCGGTGCACTGAGTGCGCTGATCGGTCCGAGGTGGCCGCCTAGGACGGAGCAGCCAGTGGAGCGCGGGGTTGTTCCGTGCTACGCCGCCCGTCCCGCGGATGCGAGTTCCGGCTCCCGTTCGCTGGCGGGCCCAGGAGCGGAACGGACGACAGCGGCGTCGAGCCTTTTGTGGGCCCAGCGGCGGACGGGCGTCTCCACCATGCGGAACGACGCGTAGGCGAGCAGGACGGTCAGGGCTGCCGCCAGCGGCACGCGGAGCCACAGTGACGGGACGAGCGGCATCAGCAGCAGATAGACGGGCAGGTGCCAGAGGTAGAGGGCGTAGGACAGGTCGCGGCCGGGGCCGGCGAGCCAGGGATGGCTCAGGATCCTTGCAGTAAAGCCGGCCGGGGAAAGGACCAGCCATCCGATGGCCAGTGCCGCCAGCAGCGCCAGCACGGTGGGCCCGGCTGTCCAGAAGGCGCTGAACCACAGGCCGGGAGTATTCGGCTCCTGCAGCACGAACACGGCCGCCAGCAGGACCAGGGCTGCCGGCGGACCGGCCCACCGCGCGGCACCGACCAGGGAAGCGTGGAACCGGGAGCCCGGGCGGATAACGGTGAGGACGAGCGCCAGGGTGCAGCCGATCAGCAGTTCATCAGCCCGGGTATCGGGCCCGTTGTACAAGCGGTTCAGCGGCGCCCCGGCCCACACCAGCAGGAAGCGTTCCAGCAGGAAAGCCGCAGCCAGGCCGGCCGTGGTCCAGGCGACCGTCCGGACCGTCCAGAAGCGCAGCAGGACCAGGAGGAGCAGCGGCCACACCAGGTAGAACTGCTCCTCGACGGCGAGCGTCCAGGTGGGGCCCAGCGTTTCACCGGTAATGGAGCCACCGAAGGCGCCGAAATGCGCCAGGTTCATCACGTACCCGGCGGCCGGCAGGATGAAGCCTTCCTGGCCTGCCCACGTCGACGCCGGAAACACCACGCCTACGGTGACGATCGCTCCGCAGAGGGCCAGCAGCGCGGGCCACAGCCGGGCCAGCCGCTTGGCGTAGAAGATACCCAGGCGCAGCCCGCCGGTGGCGAGGTACTCCTTCATGATCAGGAGGGTGATCACAAAACCGCTGAGCGTGAAGAAGACGTCCACCCCGATGGATCCTCCGGGGACCAGTCCGGTGGCGGCGTGAAAGAGAAAAACGAACGCTACCGCAACAGTCCGAAGCCCGTCCAGGGCGTGCTTCCGCCCGGAAATAAGCCCGGAGGCGGGCACTTCCGGGCGTCCCAAAGCTGGCAAATTTCCACTGCTTGACCTAAAAACCACTAAGCAAGCATATATAACGTTTCCGTAACTGCGCTGGGCGAAGGCTGGACGGAAGCCCAAAAGCACCACCTTGGACTGTGACTGTTGGCGATAAATGGCGGTCTTTTTGCAGCGCTAAATGTCGCCCTGCTAGTCGGCAAGCGCTCGTGACCGCCTGTAGAACGTCGCTCGGGACATACCGAGATCCCGGGCAACCTGCGCAGCGGGCTCGCCACCTTTGACCAGGCGAACAGCACTTCTGATCTGACTATCCGTGACCCGGCGGGGTCGGCCGCCAAGGTCCTTGCCAGCTTCTCTTCGCTTGATTATGGAATCAGTGACGCGTTCGCGCTTGATCTCGTGTTCCATCTGCGCGAGGGCGGCCATGATCGTGAACAACATAGAGCCCATCGGTGTTGCTGTGTCGACGTCGCCTCCGCCCAAGTTCAGGACGCGCAGGCCGGCGCCCCTGCTGCGGAGTTCGTCGGCGAAGGCAAGCATGTTCTGAATGGATCGCCCGAGCCGGTCCAAAGTCGTGATGACGAGGGTGTCATCCTCCATGAGTGCGTCGAGTGCTCGATCGAACTGGGGGTCGAGA
This genomic interval from Arthrobacter sp. SLBN-100 contains the following:
- a CDS encoding ANTAR domain-containing protein; this encodes MTVHVQGTSRRVLKADGGRQGSAAGVPDEPWFEPSGFLLDLVTDADTEAASLRRLAEAAAVVLTQAVGVQIDCAVMLAAAQAAPVRAANNGRAAGLGYLEQDLDGGPMKQAAAAESPIVVEAAETTLRWQAYRRRFLDAGYGEVVAVPLRLDPGTTAALAFFAPPEVRFDPGTISQATWFARVASQSLKLALEVQSVRSAGDNLKALLEGRTSIDVACGVIMGRNRCSYPDAFGLLAGASTQRNKQVREVAEGFLKNLPKASAGMRFEF
- a CDS encoding SDR family oxidoreductase; the encoded protein is MRIAVAGGTGTVGHHVVAIARERGHDVVGISRSEGVDLVNGRGLYQALQGVDTVIDVSGIRTASTKKAVDFFTNATQNLLAAEKQAGVKHHIALSIVGIDNANSGLYAGKLVQEDEVRHGGIPWTLLRSTQFHEFVPMTVKAASAGPAVFVPKMFTQPIAAKEVAMALVAAAETGPQGRVPDLGGPRTEQLKDLVKAYLAKTRQKKRVVPLHVPGPMGKAMRKGGLIPAAGAAVGRQTFLEWLEAGGAA
- a CDS encoding acyltransferase family protein → MGRPEVPASGLISGRKHALDGLRTVAVAFVFLFHAATGLVPGGSIGVDVFFTLSGFVITLLIMKEYLATGGLRLGIFYAKRLARLWPALLALCGAIVTVGVVFPASTWAGQEGFILPAAGYVMNLAHFGAFGGSITGETLGPTWTLAVEEQFYLVWPLLLLVLLRFWTVRTVAWTTAGLAAAFLLERFLLVWAGAPLNRLYNGPDTRADELLIGCTLALVLTVIRPGSRFHASLVGAARWAGPPAALVLLAAVFVLQEPNTPGLWFSAFWTAGPTVLALLAALAIGWLVLSPAGFTARILSHPWLAGPGRDLSYALYLWHLPVYLLLMPLVPSLWLRVPLAAALTVLLAYASFRMVETPVRRWAHKRLDAAVVRSAPGPASEREPELASAGRAA
- a CDS encoding recombinase family protein; this encodes MSRNLLDPQFDRALDALMEDDTLVITTLDRLGRSIQNMLAFADELRSRGAGLRVLNLGGGDVDTATPMGSMLFTIMAALAQMEHEIKRERVTDSIIKRREAGKDLGGRPRRVTDSQIRSAVRLVKGGEPAAQVARDLGMSRATFYRRSRALAD
- a CDS encoding metallophosphoesterase, with amino-acid sequence MAAATAMLACLTLAGCESQDGRSVHFTAAGDMGLGRGAKSVLDVVARLKPDFSLALGDLSYRAGAEEEFCAMVTEKLGTDFPYQLATGNHESNGKDGNITNFVQCLPNRLPGLQGEYGKQWYVDVPREKPLVRLIVVSPGIPFPEGVLDYSADSERGRWTESAIDGAHNSNIPWTVVAMHTPCLSLGHYGCVAGEPFTNLLLSQKADLVLTGHEHVYQRTHQLALGKDCPEVVADVVSEACMADRDDSMKKGAGTVFATAGTGGVRLTKINTDDPELPYFASWLGANEDNARGTLDITVTSRRMDVKFIPNRGSFSDAFSIEK